DNA sequence from the Paenibacillus physcomitrellae genome:
TTGTCCCGGACGGAAATCATTTACCGCGACTACGAGTTTGGCAATATGAGCTATATGTGCGTGAAATTCTAAATCAGCTCTTGAATCGATAACACGGCAGCCTGATAATCGGCTGTCGTGTTATTTTTGCTGCCGTGGTATTTATGATGGCATTGATCTGGTCCTACTGGGAATAGAAGCCGAATTTCCTGTCCAGCGGGATCATGATAGAATAGAAGCTATCAAAGGACTAAAGGATGGTTGTTTCCGTTGGATAAACAAATTCTGATTGTGGATGATGACGATAAAATTGCTAGACTGATTGAGATTTACCTGGTCAACGAAGGGTTTGCGGTAGTCAAAGCTGCGGACGGTTATCAGGCGCTTGAGATTATGGGCAAAGAAGAGGTTCAGCTGATCATTCTGGACGTGATGATGCCCGGTTTGGACGGGATAGACGTATGTATCCGGATTCGTGAGAATCATACGACGCCGATTCTGATGCTGAGCGCCAAGGACAGCGACATGGATAAAATCAACGGGCTGATGACGGGCGCAGACGATTATATGGTCAAACCGTTTAACCCGCTGGAGCTGGTAGCCCGGGTGAAGTCCCTGCTGCGGCGTTCTTCTTACCAAAGCGCTTCAGCGCCGGCTTCTGAGCATATTATTAAAATCGGACCTTTGCAGTGTGACAAAGAGACGCATACGGCAACCATATATGGTTCTCCGGTCAAATTAACGCCGATCGAGTTCGGCATCTTATATTTGCTGGCCAGTCACCCCGGAAGGGTGTTCAGCTCCGAGGAAATCTTTGAGCTGATCTGGAAGGACAAATATTTTGATTCCAACAACTCCGTGACTGTCCATATCAGCCGTCTCCGGGACAAGCTGGAGAAAGAGATGGAAGGCGAGAAGCTGATTCATACGGTGTGGGGGGTAGGGTATAAACTTGAAGGCTAGCTTACGTGTGCTTGCATGGTTGTTCTGGACCGCCATTTCGTCGGTTATCGCCTTTCTGTTATTCATTTTGCTGGCGAAATCGGTCTTTATGTTTTACCCTTCGATCAATGTTCAATCGCTCCTGGTCTGGGTCAATCGTTACATCGGTTATCCGGAAGCTTATTATTATGCGGCTGTTCCGATCGTGCTGCTGTTCTCGATCTATTTCTTCCGGCGTGAAATGCGGCGCAGGGAGCGGCGGTATTTGGATCAGTTGATCGAAGAGGTGCATTTAATCGGCCATGTCGGGCCGGATCATAAAATCACAGTCCGTTCCATCAGTCAGCTGGGCCAGCTTGCGGCAGACATCAACAGCATGCTGGAGAGGTTGAAGCTGTCAGTAGAGGAAGAACGGCGGGCAGAACAGACCAAAAATGAACTGATTACGAATATTTCCCACGATCTGCGTACTCCGCTTACGACCATTACCGGCTATCTGGGATTGGTGGAACAAGACAAATACCGGGATGAAGTCGAACTTCGTTATTATATGAATATGGCTTATGAGGAATCGATCCGTTTGAAGAAGCTGATGGAGGACCTGTTTGAATACACCCGGCTCAGCAATAAAGGCAATAACTTGCAGTGGAACCGCATTAACGTCGCGGAAATGCTGAATCAGCTGGTCGCCCAGTTCGGCTGGCAGCTCCATGAGCATGGCATGGAAGCCAGACTGGCTATCGAAGGGCAGCTGGTCATCTGGGCCGATGGCGACAAGCTGCGAAGGGTGTATGAGAACCTGATTACGAATGCAATTCGTTACGGTCAGGACGGGTATTTCCTGGATATCCGGGGACGGGTGCAGGGCGATGAAATCGTCACTGAAGTGGTCAATTACGGGGAGCAAATCCCGCATCGGGATTTGCCTTATTTGTTCGAGCGTTTCTACAGGGTGGAGAAATCAAGAGCCCAGCATACGGGCGGATCGGGCATTGGACTGGCGATTGCGAAAAATATCGTTGAGCTGCATCATGGCAGCATTTCGGCTGACAGCGACGAAGAACGGACGATCTTTACGGTCCGTCTGCCGCAGAAGTTTAACCGCCCGGAGCCTGAGAACACGTAAAAGTGGAGCAGAAAGTTACGGATTTGAGCAAATCTTAATAAATTCTTTATAATTTCTTAGCGGTACAGTAAGCTCTGGTCTTCATAATAGAAGCTGAGCCCAGGGCAACCCGGGGGAAGCGGCGCCGCTTTGGCGCCTGGATTGGATCAGAGGAGGAAATCGTATGAAATCTGACAGTCTGGATAAGATTTATAGAGAATATCAGATGGACGTATATCGTTATTTATTAGGATTATGCAAAGATCATTTTACAGCAGAAGACTTGATGCAAGAGACTTTTTGCCGAGCTTTTATACATTTGGACCAAA
Encoded proteins:
- a CDS encoding sensor histidine kinase, giving the protein MKASLRVLAWLFWTAISSVIAFLLFILLAKSVFMFYPSINVQSLLVWVNRYIGYPEAYYYAAVPIVLLFSIYFFRREMRRRERRYLDQLIEEVHLIGHVGPDHKITVRSISQLGQLAADINSMLERLKLSVEEERRAEQTKNELITNISHDLRTPLTTITGYLGLVEQDKYRDEVELRYYMNMAYEESIRLKKLMEDLFEYTRLSNKGNNLQWNRINVAEMLNQLVAQFGWQLHEHGMEARLAIEGQLVIWADGDKLRRVYENLITNAIRYGQDGYFLDIRGRVQGDEIVTEVVNYGEQIPHRDLPYLFERFYRVEKSRAQHTGGSGIGLAIAKNIVELHHGSISADSDEERTIFTVRLPQKFNRPEPENT
- a CDS encoding response regulator transcription factor; its protein translation is MDKQILIVDDDDKIARLIEIYLVNEGFAVVKAADGYQALEIMGKEEVQLIILDVMMPGLDGIDVCIRIRENHTTPILMLSAKDSDMDKINGLMTGADDYMVKPFNPLELVARVKSLLRRSSYQSASAPASEHIIKIGPLQCDKETHTATIYGSPVKLTPIEFGILYLLASHPGRVFSSEEIFELIWKDKYFDSNNSVTVHISRLRDKLEKEMEGEKLIHTVWGVGYKLEG